GACGTGCCCAGTGCGCGCATCACGCGGCCGCCGCCGATTTTCAAGCACTGAGTATTGCCCGTCGCCACCGGCGATCGGATCCCTTTTCACCGAGCCTTTCCATGCTCCACGTGTTCCTGCACCGTTCGCGCCGCCACCTCGTCGTGGCGCTTATCGCTGCGATCGTCGCCTTGGGCGTCGGGTTCCTGCTCAGCGCATTCGCGCCGACGGCGCGCGCCCAGGGAGCCGCCGGCAAGAGCCCGTCTTCAGCCATTACGTACGTCTATCTGCGCGACGCGGGCGACACCTTGGGCCTCGAGGTGTTGTCGCAGGATTCGCTGAACGTGACCGGCGTGCTTTCCATCAAGGGCCAGCCACGCATTCAGTGGTCACAACGCAAGAGCACGACAGGTCCGGGGATGTTGTCGATGGACATCTTTGCCCCCGGCGCGGCCGACAACGCCAAGGCGCTGCAGAGCGGAACCATCGTCATGACGGGCGACAGCGCCTTCGTGGATTTCACCAGTGCCACGCAACGGACCAAGCAGGCACTTCCGTCCAAGTCCGGCGCCTTCCCGCTCGTGAACGCCTCGGTCCTGCACGCCGCCTTGATTGCCGCGCATGCGCGCACATCGAAAATTGGCACCATCAATATTTTTCTCACATCCGGCGCGCAGACCATGGCCGCGACCGTCTCGCAATCGGGTGACACCACCATCTTCAAGCTGGCCTCGTCCGACATGCGCATTGTGTCCGGGCCGGATGGCATGCCCCTATCCATTCAGTTGCCCGGACAGGGAGCGCATGTCATTCGAGCCACCGGCGCCGTGAACGCCGGCGTGGGGCGCATCAACTACAATGCGCCTGCCGATGCGCCGTATGTCGCCGAACACGTGAAGATTCCGTCGGGACGCGGATACGATCTGGCCGCGACATTGACCAAGCCGAAGGGCGTGTCGAA
This sequence is a window from Gemmatimonadaceae bacterium. Protein-coding genes within it:
- a CDS encoding alpha/beta fold hydrolase; translation: MLHVFLHRSRRHLVVALIAAIVALGVGFLLSAFAPTARAQGAAGKSPSSAITYVYLRDAGDTLGLEVLSQDSLNVTGVLSIKGQPRIQWSQRKSTTGPGMLSMDIFAPGAADNAKALQSGTIVMTGDSAFVDFTSATQRTKQALPSKSGAFPLVNASVLHAALIAAHARTSKIGTINIFLTSGAQTMAATVSQSGDTTIFKLASSDMRIVSGPDGMPLSIQLPGQGAHVIRATGAVNAGVGRINYNAPADAPYVAEHVKIPSGRGYDLAATLTKPKGVSKMPVVVTISGSGPQERDSRISIVPGYEIFRQIADTLGRRGIAVLRFDDRGVGESGGRESAAKGTSADFADDVRSIVTWLRARSDIDPARIALAGHSEGGIIAPMVAAGNAQIKAIALLAGPAYDGRKVLMFQNRQGIDNAPGLSTTQRDSIWKTVPAALDSISKANPWMGFFMTHNPLATARRVTQPVLLLQGETDRQVTAEQVDSLNTVLRANGNRDVTLRKFPATNHLFLNDASGLPGGYAQLKDPKVRKDVLGALADWAARVLR